The sequence AAGATGATTCAGCTGGATGACATCGACAAAAAGGCAGCATCCATTTTAGAAGGATATTTGGTTCGTAAGGATCTGGTGCGCACTTTTAGTCGCCAGTTTCCGGTTCCCACTTATGTGGTGGAATTCCTTTTGGGAAGATACTGCGCCAGCATCGATCCCGACGAGATCAATGAGGGCATAGAGATAGTTCAGAGGCAGCTTTTGGATAGAACAGTCAAGGCTGGAGATGAAGAGTTGTTTAAATCCAGGGCCAAAGAAAAGGGCTCGGTGAAGATCATAGATCTGATCACAGTACGCTTGGATGCCAAAACTGATTCCTATCTGGCCACCCTACCCAGTTTGCGCTTGCGTGATTCCAGGATAGGCTCAGAGTTGGT comes from Candidatus Cloacimonadota bacterium and encodes:
- a CDS encoding BREX system Lon protease-like protein BrxL, producing the protein MIQLDDIDKKAASILEGYLVRKDLVRTFSRQFPVPTYVVEFLLGRYCASIDPDEINEGIEIVQRQLLDRTVKAGDEELFKSRAKEKGSVKIIDLITVRLDAKTDSYLATLPSLRLRDSRIGSELVSRHERMLTGGFFAEITLVYDPVIAQEKNGRPFGIEAIREIQLSSRDVLTKLAEARRVMTTDEWKSLLFRSIGLEPEKLSERQKNAILLRI